A genomic region of Phenylobacterium parvum contains the following coding sequences:
- a CDS encoding TonB-dependent receptor has translation MFRKTAWVAGAALSVLAASSAMAQQAGRRDAETEATTIGELIVTAEKREQKLQDVPIAITAFTAKQRETTGIVTIQDITNFTPGLTYNSGLDRAAIRGVGRLTNRLSSDAAVATYSDGFYTTSVAEAGKSTLIVDRVEVLRGPQGTLYGRNAIGGAINVISKRPTDTKVGEARVTLGNYGLHNYELLVSGPLTDFARVQFYGQFVEQTESYFRNVATGNRIKDALNRNYLEVQADIDVGERGHLWVKYAKPKWFNESGNSGGTLSNREYSYNYSGVDALTINPAFGLTLANRVQVGNVTSNPQLKDPRTVNTDFPTRIKNGGINILTAEYTQEFDAFDLKYVGGFDSYKYDQLSDSDGLPILSFQVPLNVSPLPSQNTCQYVPGCRPLTIDASGNRFSYIEDKSWISHEINISSNQEGPLQWILGLYYFKDTYHNPQISYSSQPGALTPSGAGVGNPLGNAINPRGEFYYFDYDMTTESRAVFGQLDWKFRDVWQFTAGLRYTADHKDGFESFRSLCMTNSCIGDPRVFGTLVGGAALDITTLLAAGYPSQAAARVEGVKTAPTQQAANKWVNYVIDPATGRANRQLENDWSGVTGTLGIEWNPDTSTNAYFRYGRGYKSGGFNAAEIVPSPSTDAETVDAYEIGLKKDFGSTLRVNTAVFLYNYKDLQIPIRVLVQTELGNTVQTRFLNVPESESKGVEIEANWKPVRGLDFLASYSYNPTQVKSTCTTADTRACVLDVADPLAQAPGAQPAITVSTPTTTPNDTQTKVLQSLKGNSLPYAPESKFALSATYTWLLENSSLTVGANYVWRDASYANLFTRDYNRAPAWDSKDFRVIWRTYSGKYTVTAYMRNAFDDLTFNSANGGTRLAPDPSNPTNFNNVVQSLAMNPPKTYGVAVYYKFW, from the coding sequence ATGTTCAGGAAAACCGCCTGGGTGGCCGGAGCCGCCCTGTCCGTTCTGGCCGCCAGCAGCGCCATGGCCCAGCAGGCCGGCCGCAGGGATGCCGAGACCGAGGCCACCACCATTGGCGAGTTGATCGTCACGGCGGAGAAGCGCGAGCAGAAGCTGCAGGATGTTCCCATCGCCATCACGGCGTTCACGGCCAAGCAGAGGGAGACGACCGGGATCGTCACGATCCAGGACATAACCAACTTTACGCCCGGCCTGACCTACAATTCCGGATTGGACCGCGCCGCCATCCGGGGTGTCGGACGCCTGACCAACCGCCTGTCCTCGGATGCGGCGGTGGCCACCTATTCCGACGGCTTCTACACCACCTCGGTGGCAGAGGCGGGCAAGTCGACCCTGATCGTCGACCGCGTGGAAGTGCTGCGCGGGCCGCAGGGCACCCTGTACGGCCGAAACGCCATCGGCGGCGCGATCAACGTGATCTCCAAGCGACCGACGGACACGAAGGTTGGCGAAGCCCGTGTAACCCTCGGCAACTACGGCCTGCACAACTACGAGCTGCTCGTCTCCGGCCCGCTGACGGACTTCGCGCGGGTTCAGTTCTACGGCCAGTTCGTCGAGCAGACGGAGAGCTACTTCCGCAATGTCGCGACGGGCAACCGCATCAAGGACGCCCTGAACCGCAACTACCTGGAAGTCCAGGCCGACATTGACGTCGGCGAACGGGGCCACCTCTGGGTGAAGTACGCCAAGCCCAAGTGGTTCAACGAGTCCGGAAACAGCGGCGGCACCCTGAGCAACAGGGAGTACTCGTACAACTACTCGGGCGTGGACGCCCTTACGATCAATCCCGCCTTCGGCCTGACCCTGGCCAACAGGGTGCAGGTCGGGAACGTCACCTCGAACCCGCAGCTCAAGGATCCCCGGACCGTCAACACGGACTTCCCCACACGGATCAAGAACGGCGGGATCAACATCCTGACCGCCGAATACACCCAGGAATTCGACGCCTTCGACCTGAAGTATGTAGGGGGCTTCGACTCCTACAAGTACGACCAGCTCTCAGACAGCGACGGGCTTCCGATCCTGAGCTTCCAGGTGCCTCTCAACGTCTCGCCCCTGCCATCGCAGAATACCTGCCAGTATGTTCCGGGCTGCAGGCCGCTGACCATCGACGCCAGCGGCAACCGCTTCAGCTATATCGAGGACAAGTCCTGGATCAGCCACGAGATCAACATCTCATCCAACCAGGAGGGACCGCTTCAGTGGATCCTCGGGCTCTATTACTTCAAGGACACCTACCACAATCCACAGATCTCCTATTCGTCACAGCCCGGAGCGCTGACGCCTTCGGGGGCCGGGGTTGGCAATCCGCTTGGGAACGCGATCAATCCGCGCGGTGAGTTCTATTACTTCGACTACGACATGACGACAGAGAGCCGGGCCGTGTTCGGCCAGCTCGACTGGAAGTTCCGCGACGTCTGGCAGTTCACCGCGGGCCTTCGCTACACCGCCGACCACAAGGATGGCTTTGAGTCCTTCCGCTCCCTGTGCATGACCAACTCCTGCATCGGCGACCCGCGGGTGTTCGGCACCCTGGTGGGCGGCGCAGCCCTGGACATCACCACCCTGCTGGCCGCCGGCTATCCCTCCCAGGCCGCAGCCAGGGTGGAAGGCGTCAAGACCGCCCCGACCCAGCAGGCCGCCAACAAGTGGGTCAACTACGTGATCGATCCCGCCACCGGCCGCGCCAACCGGCAGCTCGAGAACGACTGGTCGGGCGTGACCGGCACCCTCGGCATCGAATGGAACCCCGACACAAGCACCAACGCCTACTTCCGCTATGGCCGGGGCTACAAGTCCGGCGGCTTCAACGCCGCGGAGATCGTTCCTTCGCCCTCGACGGACGCGGAAACGGTCGACGCCTACGAGATCGGCCTGAAGAAGGATTTCGGCTCCACGCTGCGGGTCAACACGGCGGTCTTCCTCTACAACTACAAGGACCTCCAGATCCCCATCCGGGTCCTCGTCCAGACCGAGCTTGGCAATACGGTCCAGACCCGGTTCCTGAACGTCCCGGAATCGGAGTCCAAGGGCGTCGAGATCGAGGCCAACTGGAAGCCTGTCCGCGGCCTCGATTTCCTGGCGAGCTATTCCTACAACCCGACCCAGGTGAAGAGCACCTGCACCACCGCGGACACCCGCGCCTGCGTGCTCGACGTGGCGGACCCCCTGGCCCAGGCGCCCGGCGCCCAGCCCGCCATCACCGTCAGCACGCCGACGACCACGCCGAACGACACCCAGACCAAGGTGCTGCAGAGCCTGAAGGGCAACAGCCTGCCGTATGCGCCCGAGAGCAAGTTCGCCCTCAGCGCCACCTACACCTGGCTCCTCGAGAACAGCAGCCTGACCGTGGGCGCCAACTATGTCTGGCGCGACGCCTCCTACGCCAACCTCTTCACCCGGGACTACAACCGGGCCCCGGCCTGGGACTCCAAGGACTTCCGGGTCATCTGGCGGACCTATTCCGGCAAGTACACGGTCACCGCCTACATGCGGAACGCCTTCGACGACCTGACCTTCAACTCGGCGAACGGCGGCACTCGCCTGGCGCCGGACCCGTCGAACCCCACGAACTTCAACAATGTCGTCCAGTCCCTGGCGATGAACCCGCCCAAGACCTACGGCGTGGCGGTCTACTACAAGTTCTGGTGA
- a CDS encoding NAD(P)H-dependent flavin oxidoreductase, which produces MKTRITELFGIEHPIVQGGMHFVGLAEMAAAVSNAGGLGIITGLTQRTPDDLAKEIRRCREMTDKPFGVNLTFLPSINPPDYPGYIRAIIDNGVKIVETAGNNPQKYMADLKAAGVKVIHKCTSVRHSLKAEAVGCDAISVDGFECGGHPGEDDVPNFILLPRAAEELKIPFVASGGVANGKQLAAALALGAEGINMGTRFIATKEAPVHDNVKQAIVDASELDTRLVMRPLRNTERVLNNAAVQRLLEKEKALGPNLKFEDIIHEVGGVYPRIMQDGEMDAGAWSCGMVVGLIHDVPTCKELIEGIVAEAEEIIRGRLARFA; this is translated from the coding sequence GTGAAGACCCGCATTACTGAACTGTTCGGCATCGAGCACCCCATCGTCCAGGGGGGCATGCACTTCGTGGGCCTGGCGGAAATGGCCGCCGCCGTCTCCAACGCCGGGGGCCTGGGCATCATCACCGGCCTGACCCAGCGCACGCCGGACGACCTGGCCAAGGAAATCCGCCGCTGCCGGGAAATGACCGACAAGCCCTTCGGCGTGAACCTGACCTTCCTGCCCTCGATCAACCCGCCGGACTATCCGGGCTACATCCGGGCGATCATCGACAACGGCGTGAAGATCGTCGAGACCGCCGGCAACAACCCCCAGAAGTACATGGCCGACCTGAAGGCGGCGGGGGTCAAGGTGATCCACAAGTGCACCTCGGTCCGCCACTCCCTGAAGGCCGAGGCCGTGGGCTGCGACGCCATCAGCGTCGACGGCTTCGAGTGCGGCGGCCATCCCGGCGAGGATGACGTGCCCAACTTCATCCTCCTGCCCCGGGCGGCCGAGGAGCTGAAGATCCCCTTCGTCGCCTCCGGCGGCGTAGCCAACGGCAAGCAGCTGGCGGCGGCCCTGGCCCTCGGCGCCGAGGGCATCAACATGGGCACCCGCTTCATCGCCACGAAGGAGGCCCCGGTCCACGACAACGTCAAGCAGGCCATCGTGGACGCCTCCGAGCTGGACACCCGCCTGGTCATGCGCCCCCTGCGCAACACCGAGCGCGTGCTGAACAACGCCGCCGTCCAGCGCCTTCTGGAAAAGGAAAAGGCCCTGGGCCCGAACCTGAAGTTCGAGGACATCATCCATGAGGTGGGCGGGGTCTATCCGCGCATCATGCAGGATGGCGAGATGGACGCCGGCGCCTGGTCCTGCGGCATGGTGGTGGGCCTGATCCACGACGTCCCCACCTGCAAGGAGCTGATCGAGGGCATCGTCGCCGAGGCCGAGGAGATCATCCGCGGCCGCCTCGCGCGCTTCGCCTGA
- a CDS encoding phytanoyl-CoA dioxygenase family protein, with product MAEGAGTGRTELIRRLGLEPYVLELEIDGLTVVPPEVHGVPLAAFDAMADWLLEASERIVGCRFTLEDGPEAEVEVPDGATRLGERGGENTQFLLPQLARGHRLFRDLAVNPVAVALARYMIGLRETRFSSHNAFIKWRGGYGYGPNLGLHADQGASPQPWGRTALAANSNWTLTDYTLEAGPLAFVRGSHRSVSQPLQPGATRRAEPVICPRGSLIMFHGATWHGAFPRTAPGMRLMVANYYRHMMTLPQEEFRNGFPRDLAGDCADPATFATLCGFADEFPYVRAERPFPRVRGAAAR from the coding sequence ATGGCGGAGGGCGCAGGAACCGGTCGAACGGAGCTGATCCGCCGCCTGGGCCTTGAGCCCTACGTCCTGGAGCTGGAGATCGATGGCCTGACCGTCGTGCCGCCGGAGGTGCACGGGGTTCCCCTCGCGGCCTTCGACGCCATGGCGGACTGGCTGCTCGAGGCCAGCGAGCGGATCGTCGGCTGCCGCTTCACCCTGGAGGACGGCCCCGAGGCCGAGGTCGAGGTTCCCGACGGGGCGACCCGGCTGGGCGAGCGCGGCGGGGAGAACACCCAGTTCCTCCTGCCGCAGCTGGCGCGCGGCCACCGCCTGTTCCGGGACCTGGCGGTGAACCCCGTCGCCGTGGCCCTGGCGCGCTACATGATCGGCCTGCGCGAGACCCGGTTCTCGAGCCACAACGCTTTCATCAAGTGGCGGGGCGGCTATGGCTACGGCCCGAACCTCGGGCTGCACGCCGACCAGGGCGCCTCGCCCCAGCCCTGGGGCCGTACGGCCCTGGCGGCGAACAGCAACTGGACCCTGACCGACTACACCCTCGAGGCGGGGCCCCTCGCCTTCGTGCGGGGCTCCCACCGCTCGGTCTCCCAGCCCCTGCAGCCGGGAGCGACCCGCCGGGCCGAGCCGGTGATCTGCCCCAGGGGATCGCTGATCATGTTCCACGGCGCAACCTGGCACGGGGCCTTCCCGCGGACGGCGCCGGGCATGCGGCTGATGGTGGCCAACTATTACCGCCACATGATGACCCTGCCGCAGGAGGAGTTCCGCAACGGCTTCCCCCGGGACCTGGCGGGGGACTGCGCAGACCCGGCGACCTTCGCGACCCTCTGCGGGTTTGCCGACGAGTTCCCCTATGTCAGGGCCGAGCGCCCCTTCCCGCGGGTCCGAGGGGCGGCGGCGCGTTGA
- a CDS encoding enoyl-CoA hydratase codes for MAFEDILYEVEAGVATVTLNRPDRLNAWRGVMEAELRQAMRLAADDAEVKVIVLTGAGRGFCAGADMDVLQGAVSAGGTGGGAPDAFDPASRPDFRLQYPYFPAVPKPILGAINGACAGLGMVMALYTDIRFASEATVFTTAFSRRGLIAEHGMSWLLPRIVGMANAADLLYSARRVDAAEALRIGLVNRVFPAATFRDEVMAYARMLASEVSPRSLAVMKRELWNSPFQSLSEAIVDANADMALSLKSEDFKEGVAHFLEKRPARFTGR; via the coding sequence ATGGCCTTTGAAGACATCCTCTACGAGGTGGAGGCGGGGGTGGCGACGGTCACCCTCAACCGCCCCGACCGGCTGAACGCCTGGCGGGGCGTGATGGAGGCCGAGCTTCGCCAGGCCATGCGCCTGGCGGCGGACGACGCCGAGGTGAAGGTCATTGTCCTGACCGGCGCCGGGCGCGGCTTCTGCGCGGGCGCGGACATGGACGTCCTGCAGGGCGCCGTTTCCGCCGGAGGAACGGGCGGTGGCGCGCCTGACGCCTTCGACCCGGCCTCGCGCCCGGACTTCCGCCTGCAGTACCCCTACTTCCCGGCCGTCCCGAAGCCGATCCTTGGGGCGATCAACGGCGCCTGCGCCGGCCTGGGCATGGTGATGGCCCTCTACACCGACATCCGGTTCGCCTCGGAGGCGACGGTCTTCACCACCGCCTTCTCGCGCCGCGGCCTGATCGCCGAGCACGGGATGTCCTGGCTCCTGCCGCGGATCGTCGGCATGGCCAACGCCGCCGACCTGCTCTACTCGGCCCGACGGGTCGACGCCGCCGAGGCCCTCCGGATCGGGCTGGTCAACCGGGTCTTCCCGGCCGCCACCTTCCGGGACGAGGTCATGGCCTACGCACGGATGCTGGCCAGCGAGGTCTCGCCCCGGTCCCTCGCCGTGATGAAGCGCGAGCTCTGGAACAGCCCGTTCCAGTCGCTCTCCGAAGCGATCGTCGACGCCAACGCCGACATGGCCCTCAGCCTGAAGTCCGAGGACTTCAAGGAGGGCGTCGCCCACTTCCTCGAGAAGCGACCGGCGAGGTTCACGGGGCGTTGA
- a CDS encoding HD domain-containing protein, which translates to MADGEMQMKANFHAMTESTAEDWAAIGRAGAPFHREFPNRLIAHLNMLGEDSGGFAVTRLEHSLQTATRAHRDGRDEEYVVCALLHDVGDILAPSNHAELGAMILKPYISEQNYWMMDKHGIFQGYYFFHHLGLDRDMRDEFRGHPWFEYTAQFCHLYDQNSFDPAYESMPLSAFEPMIHRVTAQPKRSIYRRKDA; encoded by the coding sequence ATGGCGGACGGTGAGATGCAGATGAAGGCGAATTTCCACGCCATGACCGAGAGCACCGCCGAGGACTGGGCCGCCATCGGCCGCGCCGGCGCGCCCTTCCACCGCGAGTTCCCGAACCGGCTGATCGCCCACCTGAACATGCTTGGCGAGGACAGCGGCGGCTTCGCCGTGACCCGCCTGGAGCACTCCCTGCAGACCGCCACCCGCGCCCACCGCGACGGCCGGGACGAGGAGTACGTGGTCTGCGCCCTGCTGCACGACGTGGGCGACATCCTGGCGCCGTCCAACCACGCCGAGCTGGGAGCCATGATCCTGAAGCCCTACATCTCCGAGCAGAACTACTGGATGATGGACAAGCACGGGATCTTCCAGGGTTACTACTTCTTCCACCACCTGGGCCTGGACCGCGACATGCGCGACGAGTTCCGGGGCCATCCCTGGTTCGAGTACACGGCCCAGTTCTGCCACCTCTACGACCAGAACAGCTTTGACCCGGCCTACGAGTCCATGCCCCTGTCGGCCTTCGAGCCCATGATCCACCGCGTGACGGCCCAGCCCAAGCGCTCGATCTACCGCCGCAAGGACGCCTGA
- a CDS encoding ABC transporter ATP-binding protein — protein sequence MGREAAKPADGAAVLAVYLRPEGRRLAALAVFLLAGTAVQLASPQIIRTFIDTAATGGADAPLERLWMLAGLFIAVTILAQLLQIGSTYFSEQLGWSATNRMRQDLATHALHLDMAFHTAKSPGELIERVDGDVAALAAFFSQFILQIIGGALLLAGILIVLYLQDWRIGVLLTGFAVVAGLVLHAIRRIAGGRWERLREAWSAFSGFLEERLAGLDDVRANGGGPHVMRRMGEVNAELLDANVAAARRGHWIFLTASALFSIGFGMALALGVWLFQRGEASIGTVFMFMQYAGMMSLPIMLIGQQLQQFQAASASLNRIRDLRAIQAELTDGPGVGWEGRRTDAPAVGFEALTFAYRADTPVIRGLDLQVPAGEVMGLLGRTGSGKTTLTRLLFRLYDPQGGAVTLDGVDIRGARLAELRGRIGLVTQEVQLFDASIRDNATLFDPAIPDARITEVLEDLGLGDWLSRQSSGLATVLRAGGGLSAGEAQLLAFARVFLKDPGLVVLDEASSRLDPATDQLIERALDRLLGADGTGRRRTAIIIAHKLSTVQRADRIAILDQGRLMETGRRAELEADPESAYARLLRTGLEEVMA from the coding sequence GTGGGGCGTGAGGCGGCCAAGCCGGCGGACGGCGCCGCCGTGCTTGCCGTCTACCTGCGGCCGGAGGGCCGGCGGCTGGCCGCCCTCGCCGTCTTCCTGCTCGCCGGTACGGCCGTGCAGCTGGCTTCGCCCCAGATCATCCGGACCTTCATCGATACGGCCGCCACCGGCGGCGCCGACGCGCCCCTTGAACGGCTCTGGATGCTGGCGGGCCTGTTCATCGCCGTCACCATCCTGGCCCAGCTCCTGCAGATCGGCTCCACCTATTTCAGCGAGCAGCTGGGCTGGTCGGCCACGAACCGGATGCGCCAGGACCTGGCGACCCACGCCCTGCACCTGGACATGGCCTTCCACACCGCCAAGTCGCCGGGTGAACTGATCGAGAGGGTGGACGGCGACGTCGCCGCCCTGGCGGCTTTCTTCTCCCAGTTCATCCTGCAGATCATCGGCGGCGCCCTGCTGCTGGCCGGCATCCTCATCGTCCTCTACCTGCAGGACTGGCGGATCGGCGTCCTCCTGACCGGCTTCGCCGTTGTCGCCGGCCTGGTCCTGCACGCCATCCGCCGGATCGCAGGCGGCCGGTGGGAGCGCCTGCGCGAGGCCTGGTCGGCCTTCTCGGGCTTCCTGGAGGAGAGGCTGGCGGGCCTGGACGACGTCCGGGCCAATGGCGGCGGGCCCCATGTCATGCGGCGAATGGGCGAGGTGAACGCAGAGCTCCTCGACGCCAACGTCGCCGCCGCCCGGCGCGGGCACTGGATCTTCCTGACCGCCAGCGCCCTCTTCTCCATCGGCTTCGGCATGGCCCTGGCCCTGGGGGTCTGGCTGTTCCAGCGGGGCGAGGCCAGCATCGGCACGGTCTTCATGTTCATGCAGTACGCCGGGATGATGTCCCTGCCGATCATGCTGATCGGCCAGCAGCTGCAGCAGTTCCAGGCGGCCTCGGCCAGCCTCAACCGGATCCGCGACCTGCGCGCCATCCAGGCGGAGCTGACCGACGGGCCGGGCGTCGGCTGGGAGGGTCGGCGCACCGACGCGCCCGCCGTCGGCTTCGAGGCGCTGACCTTCGCCTACCGGGCGGACACCCCGGTGATCCGCGGCCTCGACCTGCAGGTTCCGGCCGGCGAGGTGATGGGCCTGCTGGGCCGGACCGGCAGCGGCAAGACGACCCTGACCCGCCTGCTCTTCCGGCTCTATGACCCGCAGGGCGGGGCCGTGACCCTGGACGGGGTGGACATCCGCGGGGCCCGGCTGGCGGAGCTGCGCGGCCGGATCGGCCTGGTCACCCAGGAGGTCCAGCTCTTCGACGCCAGCATTCGCGACAACGCCACCCTGTTCGATCCCGCCATCCCCGACGCCCGCATCACCGAGGTCCTGGAAGACCTGGGCCTGGGCGACTGGCTGTCGCGCCAGTCTTCGGGCCTGGCCACAGTGCTTCGGGCCGGCGGGGGGCTGTCGGCGGGCGAGGCCCAGCTCCTGGCCTTCGCCCGGGTCTTCCTCAAGGACCCGGGGCTCGTGGTGCTGGACGAGGCGTCCTCGCGCCTCGACCCGGCCACCGACCAGCTGATCGAGCGGGCCCTTGACCGCCTCCTCGGCGCGGACGGGACCGGGCGGCGGCGGACCGCCATCATCATCGCCCACAAGCTCTCGACCGTTCAGAGGGCCGACCGGATCGCCATCCTCGACCAGGGCCGCCTGATGGAGACCGGGCGGCGGGCCGAGCTCGAGGCCGACCCGGAGTCGGCCTACGCCCGCCTGCTGCGCACCGGCCTTGAGGAGGTCATGGCGTGA
- a CDS encoding ABC transporter ATP-binding protein, translating into MSEIERPSANPEAGEIPPPLPAPDQTAFRQAVRIAAARPWLFGVSMALYAAFYALPLLSGLVQRAIFDNLSGHAQAGFNVWTLVGFWFAAQLSPLFVSYFTPWAFVTFTSASRLMIRSNMMGWIMFAKGPRVSPGTSGEALSRFRDDVAEVIAFMEGWAETFGQAVFAVLALIIMWRINTPVTLAIIAPMILMVFITQKITAGIHRYSRVAREAEARVTSFVGEAFTAVQAVRVAGAEDRVLGRLSDLNETRRTTAVRHRIYVTLLDTFGAGTSSLALGLILLLAAGAMKAGEFSVGDFTLFAAYVGAATSAPRWLGRLLARKRTADVALMRIETLLGDAPRERITEARPQGPEPTGRHEPLRTLEVRGLTCRHGGTGNGVEDVSFTLERGTVTIVTGRVGAGKTTLLRGLLGLLPAQAGEVFWNGERVEDPATFLTPPRCAYTGQTPRLFTETLRDNIAMGLDLTPADLDRAVHLAVMEEDVARLAEGLDTRVGTRGVTLSGGQVQRSAAARMFARRPDLLVFDDASSALDVRTEHAFWTRLFEQEDDRPTCLAVSHRLEAYRRADQILVIEGGRIAARGDLRTLLKDSPLFHEIWTETLKAHAHGEEAVALPT; encoded by the coding sequence GTGAGCGAGATCGAACGCCCCTCCGCGAACCCCGAGGCCGGCGAGATCCCGCCGCCCCTGCCGGCGCCGGACCAGACCGCCTTCCGCCAGGCCGTGCGGATCGCGGCGGCCCGGCCCTGGCTGTTCGGCGTCAGCATGGCGCTCTACGCCGCCTTCTACGCCCTGCCCCTCCTGTCCGGCCTCGTCCAGCGGGCGATCTTCGACAACCTGTCGGGCCACGCCCAGGCCGGGTTCAACGTCTGGACCCTGGTGGGGTTCTGGTTCGCCGCCCAGCTGTCGCCCCTGTTCGTCTCCTACTTCACGCCCTGGGCCTTCGTGACCTTCACCTCGGCGTCGCGGCTGATGATCCGCTCGAACATGATGGGCTGGATCATGTTCGCGAAGGGCCCGCGGGTCTCTCCCGGCACCTCGGGCGAGGCGCTCAGCCGCTTCCGCGACGACGTCGCCGAGGTCATCGCCTTCATGGAGGGCTGGGCCGAGACCTTCGGCCAGGCGGTGTTCGCGGTGCTGGCCCTGATCATCATGTGGCGGATCAACACCCCCGTGACCCTGGCCATCATCGCCCCGATGATCCTGATGGTCTTCATCACCCAGAAGATCACCGCCGGCATCCACCGGTACTCCCGGGTGGCCAGGGAGGCGGAGGCGCGCGTCACCTCCTTCGTGGGCGAGGCCTTCACAGCCGTCCAGGCCGTGCGGGTGGCCGGCGCCGAGGACCGGGTCCTGGGCCGGCTGTCGGACCTCAACGAGACCCGCAGGACGACGGCCGTCCGTCACCGCATCTACGTCACCCTCCTGGACACCTTCGGGGCGGGAACCTCCAGCCTGGCCCTCGGCCTGATCCTGCTGCTGGCGGCGGGCGCCATGAAGGCGGGCGAGTTCTCGGTGGGCGACTTCACCCTCTTCGCCGCCTATGTCGGCGCCGCGACCTCGGCGCCCCGCTGGCTGGGCCGGCTGCTGGCGCGCAAGCGCACCGCCGATGTCGCCCTGATGCGCATCGAGACCCTTCTGGGCGACGCCCCGCGCGAGCGGATCACCGAGGCCCGGCCCCAGGGCCCGGAGCCCACCGGTCGCCACGAGCCCCTGCGCACCCTGGAGGTCCGCGGCCTGACCTGTCGCCATGGCGGGACCGGCAACGGGGTGGAGGACGTCAGCTTCACCCTGGAGAGGGGCACTGTGACCATCGTCACGGGACGGGTGGGGGCAGGCAAGACCACCTTGCTCCGCGGCCTCCTGGGCCTGCTTCCCGCCCAGGCCGGAGAGGTGTTCTGGAACGGCGAGCGCGTCGAGGACCCCGCCACCTTCCTGACCCCGCCACGCTGCGCCTACACGGGCCAGACCCCGCGCCTGTTCACCGAGACCCTGCGCGACAACATCGCCATGGGCCTGGACCTGACGCCGGCGGACCTGGACCGCGCGGTCCACCTGGCGGTGATGGAGGAGGACGTGGCGCGCCTCGCCGAGGGCCTGGACACCCGGGTCGGCACCCGGGGCGTGACCCTCTCGGGTGGCCAGGTCCAGCGCTCGGCCGCAGCCCGCATGTTCGCCCGCCGGCCGGACCTCCTGGTCTTCGACGACGCCTCCAGCGCCCTGGACGTGCGCACCGAGCACGCCTTCTGGACCCGCCTGTTCGAGCAGGAGGACGACCGACCCACCTGCCTCGCCGTCTCGCACCGGCTGGAGGCCTATCGCCGGGCGGACCAGATCCTGGTGATCGAGGGCGGGCGGATCGCGGCGCGGGGCGACCTTCGCACCCTCCTGAAGGACAGCCCCCTGTTCCACGAGATCTGGACCGAGACCCTCAAGGCCCACGCCCACGGCGAGGAGGCCGTTGCGCTCCCAACCTGA